The proteins below come from a single Candidatus Poribacteria bacterium genomic window:
- a CDS encoding Gfo/Idh/MocA family oxidoreductase: MTLRIVQVGVGGFGRAWRRGIEELSDAHVVAIVDPRRDALEEGARHFDLPASRCLRPEDPWEEIDADLVIDASPHLYHLDNARRAYPNGKSHLVVKPMADTWEAGVEMVELAEKHGVRLVVGQQLRYHPLIERLRTAVDEGAVGAPTQLLIDFVEPMEGYTHRAWRQPHPLLVESAIHQVDFVRYVLNADAESVICDTWTPNYLPQHMALSAVALYRMTDGTRVCYRGIASNDASLRAGWLGRWMLEGDQGIVRVIKDTISINGDDIALTWDDGRPASDLGLPRLNARIVYETARYIREGVEPGVSGRNNLNSLHMSMGAVQSAEQGTRVDLYRRT, encoded by the coding sequence ATGACATTGAGGATCGTCCAGGTCGGCGTGGGAGGGTTCGGCAGAGCCTGGAGACGCGGCATCGAAGAGCTATCCGACGCTCACGTCGTCGCGATCGTCGATCCCCGACGCGACGCGCTCGAAGAGGGTGCTCGCCACTTCGACCTTCCGGCATCGCGTTGCCTCCGTCCCGAGGACCCGTGGGAAGAGATCGACGCCGATCTCGTCATCGACGCCTCACCCCATCTCTACCATCTCGACAATGCCCGGCGCGCCTATCCGAATGGGAAGAGCCACCTCGTCGTCAAGCCGATGGCGGACACGTGGGAGGCAGGCGTCGAGATGGTCGAGCTCGCCGAGAAGCACGGCGTGCGGCTCGTTGTCGGGCAACAGCTCCGCTACCATCCGCTCATCGAGAGGCTCCGCACGGCGGTTGACGAGGGAGCCGTCGGAGCGCCAACGCAGCTCCTCATCGACTTCGTCGAGCCCATGGAGGGCTACACGCACCGAGCCTGGCGGCAGCCCCATCCTCTGCTGGTCGAGAGCGCGATCCACCAGGTCGATTTTGTTCGTTACGTGCTGAACGCGGACGCCGAATCGGTCATCTGCGATACCTGGACGCCGAACTACCTGCCACAGCACATGGCGCTCTCCGCCGTCGCCCTCTACCGCATGACCGACGGAACCCGCGTGTGCTACCGAGGTATCGCCTCCAACGATGCCTCGCTACGCGCGGGATGGCTCGGACGCTGGATGCTGGAGGGCGACCAGGGCATCGTCCGAGTCATCAAGGACACCATCTCGATCAACGGCGATGACATCGCGCTGACCTGGGACGACGGCAGACCCGCCAGCGACCTCGGCCTGCCGCGTCTGAACGCCCGCATCGTCTACGAGACGGCGCGCTACATCCGCGAGGGCGTGGAGCCCGGCGTCAGCGGACGCAACAATCTGAACAGCCTCCACATGTCGATGGGCGCTGTTCAGTCAGCGGAACAGGGCACGCGCGTCGATCTCTACCGCCGTACCTGA